From one Streptomyces mobaraensis genomic stretch:
- a CDS encoding TetR/AcrR family transcriptional regulator, translating into MATKQRGRPRSFDRATALEQAIMAFWEHGYEATSIADLTRSMGIGAPSLYAAFGDKKALFSAAVEEYGHTYGAFLGRALDEEPTVRRGVARMLREAAAEYTAPGRPPGCLVISAATNATEASADVVAALREQREANVRAMEQAIEADKAAGELPRDADPRALARFTAVVIQGMSQQARDGASREELEAVAELALRAWPGGGPAGR; encoded by the coding sequence ATGGCGACGAAACAGCGCGGCCGTCCCCGGTCCTTCGACCGGGCCACGGCCCTGGAGCAGGCGATCATGGCCTTCTGGGAGCACGGCTACGAGGCCACTTCCATCGCGGACCTCACGCGCAGCATGGGCATCGGCGCCCCCAGCCTCTACGCCGCGTTCGGCGACAAGAAGGCCCTGTTCAGCGCGGCCGTCGAGGAGTACGGCCACACGTACGGAGCGTTCCTCGGCCGCGCTCTCGACGAGGAGCCGACCGTGCGCCGGGGGGTCGCGCGGATGCTGCGCGAGGCCGCGGCCGAGTACACCGCCCCCGGCCGGCCGCCCGGCTGCCTGGTCATCTCGGCCGCCACCAACGCGACGGAGGCGTCGGCGGACGTGGTGGCGGCTCTGCGCGAGCAGCGGGAGGCGAACGTACGCGCCATGGAGCAAGCCATCGAAGCCGACAAGGCCGCCGGGGAGCTGCCCCGGGACGCCGACCCGCGCGCCCTCGCCCGCTTCACGGCCGTCGTCATCCAGGGCATGTCGCAGCAGGCGCGCGACGGCGCGAGCCGTGAGGAGCTCGAAGCGGTGGCGGAGCTGGCCCTCCGCGCCTGGCCGGGCGGCGGTCCGGCGGGCCGCTGA
- a CDS encoding SDR family oxidoreductase has protein sequence MGALTGKTALVTGGSRGIGRAISERLARDGARVAVHYGRDERAAAETVAAITAAGGSAFTVRARLGVPGDAEALWAAYDEQADGVDVLVNNAGTDGARKPIGETTPEEFDDVFALNAKAPFFITKLGLERMRDGGRIVNVSTGLSRRAGMTELIAYAMTKGALDVFTMTLAKEVGPRGITVNAVAPGVVDTDMNAGWLRGEENKAAWEAMADLSAFRRVGEPRDIADVVGFLASPEGRWVTGQWIDATGGSLL, from the coding sequence ATGGGCGCGCTCACGGGCAAGACGGCACTGGTGACGGGCGGCAGCCGGGGCATCGGCAGGGCGATCTCCGAACGGCTGGCGCGGGACGGCGCCCGGGTGGCCGTGCACTACGGACGGGACGAACGGGCGGCCGCGGAGACGGTCGCGGCGATCACGGCCGCGGGCGGTTCCGCCTTCACCGTCCGGGCCCGGCTCGGCGTGCCGGGCGACGCGGAGGCGCTGTGGGCGGCGTACGACGAGCAGGCGGACGGGGTGGACGTCCTGGTCAACAACGCCGGGACCGACGGGGCACGCAAGCCGATCGGGGAGACGACGCCGGAGGAGTTCGACGACGTCTTCGCCCTCAACGCCAAGGCCCCCTTCTTCATCACCAAGCTCGGGCTGGAGCGGATGCGGGACGGCGGCCGGATCGTGAACGTGTCGACCGGGCTGTCCCGCCGGGCGGGGATGACGGAGCTCATCGCGTACGCGATGACCAAGGGCGCCCTCGACGTCTTCACCATGACGCTGGCCAAGGAGGTCGGCCCGCGTGGCATCACCGTCAACGCCGTGGCCCCCGGAGTGGTCGACACGGACATGAACGCCGGCTGGCTGCGCGGCGAGGAGAACAAGGCGGCCTGGGAGGCGATGGCCGACCTCTCCGCGTTCCGGCGGGTCGGGGAACCGCGGGACATAGCCGATGTGGTGGGCTTCCTGGCCTCACCCGAGGGGCGATGGGTAACCGGGCAGTGGATCGACGCGACGGGCGGCTCCCTGCTGTAG
- the nagB gene encoding glucosamine-6-phosphate deaminase has translation MEVVIVPDAKAGGALIAEAIAALLSRKPDALLGVATGSTPLPIYDALADMVRSGSLNASRARICQLDEYVGLPADHPESYRSTVLRQVVEPLGLTESSFMGPDGTAEDVQGACDAYDRALSEAGGVDLQLLGIGTDGHIGFNEPCSSLASRTRIKTLTEQTRQDNARFFDSIDEVPHHVITQGIGTILEARHLVLLATGAGKAEAVARSVEGPVSALVPASALQLHPHATVVVDEAAASQLRLADYFRATYAAKPSWQGL, from the coding sequence GTGGAAGTTGTCATCGTCCCGGACGCCAAGGCAGGCGGCGCTCTCATCGCGGAGGCCATCGCCGCCCTGCTGAGCCGCAAGCCCGACGCTCTGCTCGGCGTTGCCACCGGCTCGACGCCGCTGCCCATCTACGACGCCCTGGCGGACATGGTCCGCTCCGGTTCCCTGAACGCCTCGCGCGCCCGTATCTGCCAGTTGGACGAGTACGTCGGCCTGCCCGCCGACCACCCGGAGTCGTACCGGTCCACGGTGCTGCGCCAGGTGGTGGAGCCGCTGGGGCTGACCGAGTCCTCGTTCATGGGCCCGGACGGCACCGCGGAGGACGTGCAGGGAGCGTGCGACGCGTACGACCGCGCGCTGTCCGAGGCGGGCGGTGTGGACCTCCAGCTGCTCGGCATCGGCACCGACGGGCACATCGGGTTCAACGAGCCGTGCTCGTCCCTCGCCTCCCGCACCCGGATCAAGACGCTGACCGAGCAGACCCGGCAGGACAACGCCCGGTTCTTCGACAGCATCGACGAGGTGCCCCACCACGTCATCACCCAGGGCATCGGCACCATCCTGGAGGCGCGGCACCTGGTGCTGCTGGCCACCGGAGCGGGCAAGGCGGAGGCGGTGGCCCGGTCCGTGGAAGGCCCGGTCTCCGCTCTGGTTCCGGCGTCCGCGCTCCAGCTGCACCCGCACGCGACCGTGGTCGTCGACGAGGCGGCGGCCTCGCAGCTCCGGCTCGCCGACTACTTCCGCGCGACGTACGCGGCGAAGCCGAGCTGGCAGGGGCTGTAA